A portion of the Sabethes cyaneus chromosome 3, idSabCyanKW18_F2, whole genome shotgun sequence genome contains these proteins:
- the LOC128743776 gene encoding 40S ribosomal protein S23, with the protein MGKPRGIRTARKHIRHRRDQRWADKDYKKAHLGTRWKSNPFAGASHAKGIVLEKVGVEAKQPNSAIRKCVRVQLIKNGKKITAFVPRDGCLNYIEENDEVLVAGFGRKGHAVGDIPGVRFKVVKVANVSLLALYKEKKERPRS; encoded by the coding sequence ATGGGTAAACCACGTGGAATTCGTACGGCTCGGAAGCACATCCGCCACCGGCGGGACCAGCGCTGGGCCGATAAGGACTACAAAAAGGCTCACTTGGGAACACGCTGGAAGTCGAACCCGTTTGCCGGAGCGTCTCACGCCAAGGGAATCGTGCTGGAAAAGGTCGGTGTCGAAGCTAAGCAGCCCAACTCCGCCATCCGTAAGTGTGTCCGAGTGCAGCTCATCAAGAACGGTAAGAAAATTACCGCCTTCGTACCCCGGGATGGTTGCCTCAACTACATCGAAGAGAACGACGAAGTGCTGGTCGCTGGTTTCGGCCGTAAAGGTCATGCCGTCGGTGATATTCCTGGAGTTCGGTTCAAGGTGGTGAAGGTGGCCAACGTTTCGCTGCTGGCTTTGTACAAGGAAAAGAAGGAACGACCCCGTTCGTAA
- the LOC128742199 gene encoding uncharacterized protein LOC128742199 produces the protein MPATNDTITLPDVVGLAAVAAVGYGSFRIIRAIFSSLKPPVQRFTIPLEIQSLQIVTTHNEFCDGLQELRTHCDEFPVLGLSCDWTRDTVQTRNPIKSLQLSSYRGTCLLIKFCHLDRIPTELKQLLSDGSILKVGANILRDVKVLNDDCNIEVAGVVDLHHLASKTLCAPYAVYNAICSIEKYYIPDDSDWEFNRLSLEENAARNTHESVIIFEQLAGYLVGQRGLSMSYKEWFDDCIENEVRRIIDQPLPLFMVSYEVNPGPKFTIPLYGSLKSMFPSYTASYLCLEHMYEKIPLLGLAVLSNDDQFYLHLSSYRGKVAVISLWQMNHNIQVLRQLLSNEQIYKVGINIMRDIQILEIIFNLQVFGAIDLRHLAHKSGISGSYEFLGLTETILGGELDRTRLNRARTSLVIFVNLAERLVPRCSFMTYQRWFCDYVRDKIKIFKDRPYVVPSAPPPQRPVPRNEQTAAVAVAESTNAPQSAPPEPKILVATTPIHVFQGLKILRKHCVEFPVLGLDCESIELLQLSSFQGARLLVRFNRLKKIPKALENLLSNNDILKVGIDILNDVRTLETDYNIKVSNVLDLRHLAHKANISVTDGLAGLARTILQIDLDESQRVNASNWSRKKLSLEQIAYAANTVYFSVLLFERFAKLLVPQTAAVSHKKWFESVHNKITCFKDQPYLILPGSTV, from the exons ATGCCTGCTACTAACGATACCATTACTCTACCGGATGTAGTTGGATTGGCCGCAGTGGCAGCAGTAGGCTACGGCTCTTTCAGAATAATCAGAGCAATTTTCAGCAGTCTAAAGCCACCCGTCCAGAGATTTACCATCCCACTAGAAATACAATCACTTCAGATAGTAACAACCCACAATGAGTTCTGCGATGGTTTGCAAGAACTGCGAACGCATTGCGATGAATTTCCTGTATTGGGGCTAAGCTGCGACTGGACTCGGGATACGGTGCAAACGCGCAATCCCATCAAATCGCTGCAGTTGTCGTCGTACCGAGGAACGTGcctattgataaagttttgccATCTAGACCGAATCCCAACAGAACTCAAGCAATTGTTGAGCGACGGCAGCATTTTAAAGGTTGGTGCAAACATCCTTCGAGATGTCAAGGTGCTAAACGACGACTGCAATATTgaagttgcaggcgttgtagaTCTGCATCACCTCGCAAGCAAAACATTGTGCGCTCCTTATGCAGTTTATAATGCAATATGTAGCATAGAGAAGTACTATATCCCGGATGATTCTGATTGGGAATTTAACAGATTATCGCTAGAAGAGAACGCCGCACGAAATACCCATGAATCAGTAATAATTTTTGAACAGCTTGCAGGGTACTTGGTTGGACAACG AGGTTTATCTATGTCCTACAAGGAATGGTTTGATGATTGCATAGAAAACGAGGTGAGACGTATAATAGATCAACCATTGCCATTGTTTATGGTAAGCTACGAAGTAAATCCGGGTCCCAAATTTACCATTCCGCTTTATGGGAGCTTAAAATCGATGTTTCCGAGCTATACAGCAAGTTATCTGTGCTTGGAACATATGTATGAAAAGATCCCCTTACTGGGATTAGCCGTCTTGTCAAACGATGATCAGTTTTATCTACACTTATCGTCGTACCGCGGAAAAGTAGCCGTGATTTCGCTTTGGCAAATGAATCATAACATACAAGTACTTCGTCAACTGCTAAGCAATGAACAAATATATAAAGTTGGGATCAATATCATGCGCGATATTCAAATATTAGAGATCATTTTTAATTTACAAGTTTTTGGCGCAATAGATTTGAGACACCTTGCACATAAAAGTGGCATTAGCGGATCGTATGAGTTTTTAGGACTGACCGAGACAATACTTGGAGGAGAGCTGGACAGGACGCGATTAAATAGAGCTCGTACTTCACTAGTAATTTTTGTAAATTTGGCTGAACGTTTAGTTCCGCG GTGTTCCTTCATGACTTACCAAAGGTGGTTCTGTGACTACGTGCgggataaaataaaaattttcaaagatCGCCCATACGTAGTGCCTAGTGCTCCGCCTCCCCAGAGACCTGTTCCGCGTAACGAACAAACAGCTGCAGTGGCGGTAGCCGAAAGCACGAATGCCCCGCAGAGCGCACCGCCTGAGCCAAAAATTCTGGTAGCAACAACCCCCATTCATGTGTTTCAGGGCTTGAAAATATTGCGCAAACATTGCGTTGAATTCCCCGTACTAGGACTAGACTGTGAGAGCATTGAACTGCTACAACTATCCTCGTTCCAAGGAGCACGCTTGTTAGTCAGATTTAACCGATTGAAAAAGATTCCTAAGGCACTCGAAAACCTGCTGAGCAATAACGATATATTGAAGGTGGGCATTGATATCCTCAACGACGTCAGGACACTGGAGACCGATTACAACATAAAAGTTTCGAACGTGTTGGACTTGCGGCATCTCGCTCACAAAGCCAACATTTCAGTAACGGACGGATTGGCTGGACTAGCGAGAACAATCTTGCAGATTGACTTGGACGAAAGCCAACGGGTAAACGCGTCAAATTGGAGTCGAAAAAAACTATCGTTGGAACAGATTGCGTACGCAGCAAACACGGTATACTTTTCAGTACTACTATTTGAACGGTTTGCTAAACTTCTAGTTCCGCA gaCAGCGGCTGTATCCCACAAGAAATGGTTTGAATCGGTGCATAATAAAATAACATGCTTTAAGGATCAACCGTACCTAATTCTTCCCGGTTCGACTGTCTAA